One genomic segment of Trichoplusia ni isolate ovarian cell line Hi5 chromosome 5, tn1, whole genome shotgun sequence includes these proteins:
- the LOC113494507 gene encoding protein obstructor-E-like: MKVFIVLAAVTAIASAQFKCPNKDGQYEDSVQCDKFYECVDGVATTKLCPDGLVFDPTIRKINKCDQPFNVDCGDRTELQPAKPTTQCPRRNGFFAHPDPSVCNIFFNCIEGEAIEVKCTAGLHFDEYSGTCVWPDSAGRQGCQAQEKKTKDGFECPVQQKVDAQGQTVAHPKFPHPTDCQRFYVCLNGVEPRDLGCQAGEVYNEESQRCDAPENVRGCEDWYKDSEEAAPAPKARS, translated from the exons ATGAAAGTGTTCATCGTACTAGCAGCAGTCACCGCGATTGCGA GTGCCCAATTCAAATGTCCCAACAAAGACGGCCAGTACGAGGACTCCGTCCAGTGTGACAAGTTCTACGAGTGCGTGGATGGTGTCGCCACCACCAAGCTCTGCCCCGACGGTCTGGTGTTCGACCCCACCATCAGGAAGATCAACAAGTGCGACCAGCCCTTCAACGTAGACTGTGGAGACAGGACTGAACTGC AACCTGCCAAGCCTACCACCCAGTGCCCCCGCCGCAACGGTTTCTTCGCTCACCCCGACCCCTCCGTCTGCAACATCTTCTTCAACTGCATTGAAGGTGAAGCTATCGAGGTCAAGTGTACCGCTGGACTCCACTTCGACGAGTACTCCGGCACCTGCGTGTGGCCCGACTCTGCTGGCAGACAGGGATGTCAGGCCCAAGAAA AGAAGACCAAGGATGGTTTCGAGTGCCCCGTCCAGCAGAAGGTCGACGCCCAAGGCCAGACCGTTGCCCACCCTAAGTTCCCCCACCCCACCGACTGCCAGCGTTTCTACGTGTGCCTGAACGGTGTCGAGCCACGTGACCTTGGTTGCCAGGCTGGTGAGGTCTACAATGAGGAGTCCCAGAGGTGTGATGCCCCTGAGAATGTGCGCGGATG cGAGGACTGGTACAAGGACTCCGAGGAAGCCGCGCCCGCACCCAAAGCCAGGTCTTAA